The Gemmatimonadaceae bacterium genome contains a region encoding:
- a CDS encoding DinB family protein, with protein sequence MASTEAWRRIVASSLDWEQAHASLDHAIEGLAPELRGTRPPNFPHSAWELLDHIRATQHDLLEFCTNERYEEPKWPDDYWPKSPAPKDDAAWAACVAAIHRETKALADFTINDPRDLTTRIPHGTGQTYLRTVIVAVDHTSYHVGQIIAVRRLLGAWPH encoded by the coding sequence GTGGCATCAACCGAAGCATGGCGCCGTATCGTCGCGTCGTCGCTCGACTGGGAGCAGGCGCATGCGTCGCTCGACCACGCGATCGAGGGGCTCGCGCCGGAACTTCGCGGCACACGTCCGCCGAACTTCCCGCACTCGGCGTGGGAGCTCCTCGACCACATTCGAGCGACGCAGCACGATTTGCTGGAGTTCTGCACGAACGAGAGGTACGAAGAGCCCAAGTGGCCGGACGACTACTGGCCGAAGTCACCCGCGCCGAAGGACGACGCCGCGTGGGCTGCCTGCGTGGCGGCTATCCATCGCGAAACCAAAGCCCTCGCCGATTTCACGATCAACGATCCCCGCGATCTCACCACCAGAATTCCCCACGGCACCGGGCAGACGTATCTGCGTACCGTAATCGTCGCCGTCGATCATACATCGTATCACGTCGGGCAGATCATTGCGGTCAGGCGGCTGTTGGGGGCGTGGCCGCATTGA
- a CDS encoding DinB family protein — translation MPLATSIPRPNPDEHIAYYGRYITLVPDGDLVTLLESEIGDTVALLRRTPVNRADFAYAAGKWTVKQVVGHMIDVERVMSFRALWFARRDVQPLPGFDENAWVPSGHFADRSLADLIDEFQAVRAATLAFARGLDPEALTRRGIANGAEISVRALLYIIAGHERHHVGLFKERYSLS, via the coding sequence ATGCCGCTCGCGACCAGTATTCCCCGACCAAATCCCGACGAGCACATTGCCTATTATGGCAGGTACATCACGCTCGTTCCTGACGGCGACCTGGTGACCCTTCTCGAAAGCGAGATCGGAGACACCGTCGCTCTGCTGCGGCGAACGCCGGTGAATCGCGCCGACTTCGCGTACGCGGCGGGCAAATGGACCGTGAAACAAGTCGTGGGCCATATGATCGACGTCGAGCGCGTCATGTCTTTTCGCGCGCTCTGGTTCGCCCGCCGCGACGTGCAGCCGCTGCCCGGATTCGACGAAAACGCGTGGGTGCCGAGCGGCCATTTCGCCGACCGCTCGCTGGCGGATCTCATCGACGAGTTCCAAGCGGTGCGCGCGGCGACGCTCGCTTTTGCGCGCGGTCTCGATCCTGAGGCGCTCACGCGCCGCGGAATCGCGAACGGCGCCGAGATCAGCGTGCGCGCGCTGCTGTACATCATCGCGGGCCACGAACGACACCACGTAGGCCTGTTCAAGGAACGGTACTCGCTGTCGTAG
- a CDS encoding IS3 family transposase (programmed frameshift), translating to MGQGARRRHPPAFKVEAVRVMHERLAAGLTLQRVSDELDVGADALRSWAKQVAGAPTGASPEEIFPGGGTRRRYPVVETLPPPSSESPEAERRRLRRENERLRQERDFLKKAAAFLREGVAVKSACIARHQGAFDVRLMCRVLGVSSAGFYAAAQQRRGDRPVSARTRANQRLLLAIRGVHTASRQRYGAPRGHAELRAQGVRCGHNRVAGLMRAAGLRGIAPRRFRVTTRSGHREPVAANLLARRFAPSAYGERDRVWVADITYLPTREGWLYLAVVLDLASRRVLGWCADRTLEQSFTLRALNQALVLRRPPPGLFHHSDRGVQYASAAYQARLSAHGIIASMSRAGDCWDNAVVESFFATLKRDLVRSARWATRADAYRALTEFIDRWYNHQRRHSALGFLSPVDYERQLARLRIA from the exons ATGGGACAGGGAGCGCGTCGACGCCATCCGCCGGCGTTCAAGGTGGAAGCCGTGCGGGTGATGCACGAGCGGCTCGCGGCTGGGCTCACGCTGCAACGCGTCAGTGACGAACTCGACGTCGGGGCGGATGCGTTGCGGAGTTGGGCGAAGCAGGTCGCGGGTGCGCCGACCGGCGCGAGTCCGGAAGAGATTTTTCCGGGCGGGGGGACGCGACGCCGGTATCCGGTGGTGGAGACGTTGCCGCCGCCGAGCAGTGAGTCGCCCGAAGCCGAGCGTCGCCGATTGCGCCGCGAGAATGAGCGGCTGCGGCAAGAGCGCGACTTCCTAAAAAAAGCGGCGGCGT TTCTTCGCGAAGGAGTCGCGGTGAAGTCCGCCTGCATCGCGCGCCACCAGGGCGCGTTCGACGTGCGACTCATGTGTCGGGTGCTCGGGGTGTCGTCGGCCGGGTTTTACGCGGCGGCGCAGCAGCGGCGCGGCGATCGGCCGGTGAGCGCGCGCACCCGGGCCAATCAGCGGTTGCTCCTGGCGATTCGTGGTGTGCACACGGCGAGTCGCCAGCGCTACGGCGCGCCGAGGGGCCATGCCGAGCTGCGCGCGCAGGGCGTGCGGTGCGGTCACAATCGCGTTGCCGGCTTGATGCGCGCCGCGGGACTGCGGGGGATCGCCCCGCGGCGCTTTCGCGTCACCACCCGGTCGGGGCATCGCGAGCCGGTCGCGGCGAATCTGCTGGCGCGGCGCTTTGCGCCCAGCGCGTATGGCGAGCGCGATCGGGTCTGGGTCGCCGACATCACGTACCTGCCGACGCGCGAAGGCTGGCTCTATCTCGCCGTCGTCTTGGATCTCGCCTCGCGGCGGGTGCTCGGGTGGTGTGCGGATCGCACGCTCGAGCAGTCGTTCACGCTGCGCGCCCTGAACCAGGCGCTGGTGCTCCGCCGGCCGCCGCCCGGGCTCTTTCATCACTCTGATCGCGGCGTCCAGTACGCGAGTGCCGCCTATCAAGCGCGGCTCAGCGCGCACGGGATCATCGCGAGCATGAGCCGCGCGGGCGACTGTTGGGACAACGCCGTCGTCGAAAGTTTCTTTGCGACCCTGAAACGCGACCTGGTGCGCTCGGCCCGCTGGGCGACCCGTGCCGACGCGTACCGCGCGCTCACGGAATTCATCGATCGATGGTACAATCACCAACGTCGGCACTCGGCGCTGGGCTTTCTCAGTCCGGTCGACTACGAACGACAACTCGCTCGCTTACGTATCGCCTAG
- a CDS encoding DUF2071 domain-containing protein: protein MPTAQRDVKEAPVFLTAEWLNLVLLNYVVPRGVLESLVPKGTELHLLRGEAYVSVVGFMFANTRVRGIAIPFHRTFEEVNLRFYVQRVVHGEERHAVTFIRELVPRIQIAVAARAIYNEPYRTVSMSHSLELNPGQRRAEYRWGRHARASGAVVAEGLGRTQIPAAGSDEAFMTQRHWGYTKQRDGSTVEYHVAHPVWQVGRIERGALVGNVARAFGATFAETFAAQPASAFFADGSAVAVHDPIRLP, encoded by the coding sequence ATGCCGACCGCTCAACGCGATGTGAAGGAGGCCCCGGTATTTCTCACGGCCGAGTGGCTGAATCTCGTGCTGCTCAACTACGTGGTGCCGCGGGGCGTTCTCGAGTCCCTCGTTCCGAAAGGAACGGAGCTCCATCTCTTGCGGGGAGAGGCGTACGTGAGCGTAGTCGGCTTCATGTTCGCGAACACGCGCGTGCGCGGAATCGCGATTCCATTTCATCGCACGTTCGAGGAAGTGAATCTTCGCTTCTACGTGCAGCGAGTCGTCCACGGCGAGGAGCGCCACGCCGTGACCTTCATTCGCGAGCTGGTGCCGCGAATCCAAATCGCGGTCGCGGCGCGGGCGATCTACAACGAGCCGTACCGAACGGTCTCGATGTCGCATTCTCTCGAGCTGAATCCCGGACAGCGGCGCGCCGAGTACCGGTGGGGACGCCACGCGCGCGCGAGCGGAGCCGTCGTCGCGGAAGGGCTCGGCCGCACGCAAATACCCGCCGCGGGCTCCGATGAGGCCTTCATGACCCAGCGACATTGGGGTTACACGAAGCAGCGGGACGGATCAACTGTGGAGTATCACGTCGCTCATCCGGTGTGGCAGGTCGGTCGAATCGAACGGGGTGCACTCGTGGGCAACGTCGCGCGCGCGTTCGGTGCGACGTTCGCGGAGACTTTCGCCGCTCAACCAGCGTCCGCGTTTTTCGCCGACGGATCCGCGGTAGCGGTCCACGATCCGATTCGGCTGCCGTAG
- a CDS encoding M20/M25/M40 family metallo-hydrolase, which translates to MRPFTVRLALLWSTAIAVSPLAPSGGSADGQSSLSATERAIARAVDAHRDESLALLERIVNINSGTMNFAGVRQVGDALRAQFDALGFKTRWVEGAGFNRAGHLVAEHPGPGPKILLIGHLDTVFEPSSPFQKFERINDSTARGPGVIDMKGGDVILLYALRALADAGQLDKANVAVVFDGDEEEAGRPLEAARRALVDASTGARYALGFEDGAADPKTAVISRRSAGSWNLHTTGNPAHSSQIFKPEVGAGAVYEASRILSEFYTRLSKEAYLTFNPGLAAGGTLVKVDTTGTEGSIAGKRNVVAEHMEVTGDLRTLSPEQQTKAERTMREIVAKHLPKTSATIDFDEGYPPMAPTAGNKRLLALYDQASRDLGFGPVVAVDPSRAGAADVSFVASKVPMIIDGVGLSGHDDHTEKETADLRMLAPLTKRAAILLQRLSAGSVRP; encoded by the coding sequence ATGCGCCCCTTCACCGTGCGTCTGGCCCTGCTCTGGTCTACCGCGATCGCCGTGTCGCCGTTGGCTCCCTCCGGCGGTTCGGCCGACGGACAATCGTCGCTCTCGGCGACCGAACGCGCCATTGCCCGCGCCGTCGATGCCCATCGCGACGAATCGCTCGCGTTGCTCGAGCGAATCGTGAACATAAACAGCGGCACGATGAACTTCGCGGGCGTACGTCAGGTCGGCGACGCGCTTCGGGCGCAGTTCGACGCGCTGGGATTCAAAACGCGCTGGGTCGAGGGCGCCGGGTTCAATCGCGCCGGACATCTGGTAGCCGAGCACCCGGGTCCGGGACCCAAGATCCTGCTCATCGGACACCTCGACACGGTGTTCGAGCCCTCGAGCCCGTTCCAGAAGTTCGAGCGCATCAACGACTCGACGGCCCGCGGTCCCGGCGTGATCGACATGAAGGGCGGCGACGTCATACTCCTCTACGCGCTGCGCGCGCTCGCCGACGCGGGGCAGTTGGACAAGGCAAACGTGGCCGTCGTGTTCGACGGCGACGAAGAAGAAGCGGGTCGTCCGCTCGAGGCGGCGCGTCGCGCGCTCGTCGACGCCTCGACCGGCGCGCGATACGCCCTCGGCTTCGAGGACGGCGCAGCGGATCCGAAGACCGCGGTCATCTCTCGACGCAGCGCCGGCTCGTGGAACCTGCACACGACGGGTAACCCCGCTCACTCGTCGCAGATCTTCAAGCCGGAGGTCGGCGCCGGCGCGGTGTACGAAGCGTCGAGAATTCTTTCCGAGTTTTACACCCGTTTGTCGAAGGAGGCGTATCTCACGTTCAACCCGGGTCTCGCCGCGGGCGGCACGCTCGTGAAAGTCGATACCACGGGCACCGAGGGGAGCATCGCCGGCAAGCGCAACGTCGTTGCCGAGCACATGGAGGTGACGGGCGACCTTCGCACACTGTCGCCGGAACAACAGACGAAAGCCGAGCGCACGATGCGCGAGATCGTCGCCAAGCATCTGCCGAAGACGTCGGCCACGATCGACTTCGACGAGGGCTATCCGCCGATGGCCCCGACGGCGGGCAACAAGCGGCTTCTCGCGCTTTACGACCAGGCGAGCCGCGACCTCGGGTTCGGGCCCGTAGTTGCGGTCGATCCGTCACGCGCCGGCGCGGCGGACGTGTCGTTCGTCGCGTCAAAGGTGCCGATGATCATCGACGGCGTCGGGTTGTCGGGCCACGACGACCACACGGAGAAGGAGACGGCAGATCTGCGCATGCTCGCTCCGCTCACCAAACGCGCGGCGATCTTGCTCCAACGTTTGAGCGCCGGAAGCGTCCGCCCGTAG
- a CDS encoding prolyl oligopeptidase family serine peptidase, with amino-acid sequence MSLTARRNSIIAVAALALAMPLGAQNPIKPMKGIGSKLGKGLGALATELDSPAPPANGAAAKKSPAKAAATAAAPAKATGYTIDQFLSPASPLELGAARKADRIAYVVYERGMRNVYTAAAPDFKGVRITKFLDDDGVDVSSVRLSDDGTMAIFVRGSGQNRVGWVANPSHDPSGPDRSVWAAKTDGTGAWRLASIENTETATGGRGGGRGGSPTLSPDGRYVVFARDGQLYRAKTSRPVTSAMDTAGVPFIKEWGRQSDPVWSPDGAKLAFVSTRENHAFIAVYDAKTRKVDFLAPSTDMDGGPVWSPDSKRIAFIRRPGTPFGQQVAANTPFGQAAVPAPGGGGGGRRGGRGGAGNAGGEAPAGPSGCPAPAAGGGGRGGAAAGFAGGRGGEPDSVVHIDGLCRAAFPGGYTISFMIADVATGKAKEFWHNQPNDRTFNGINSFQWADDHVVFTSQRPNDEWDRYFSVSIDNPQPEPVLLTTTDGLINDSVADRTFVTTAFSKDGKTFYYCTNAKDIEKRHIWAVPTSGGTPVQISTDDGVEVSPTPLASGKQMAVLYFNAAQPASIGIVPTAGGSTKIVFPTLMKDFPQAAHVTPQIVLTKAADGLEIHNQLFLPKDLKPGEKRPAIVFVHGGPSREMLPAYHYMQFYHWAYAYNQWLASQGYIVMSINYRSGVGYGRSFQRAPNTEGRGNSEYQDVVAGGKYLQSRPDVDPNRVGIWGLSYGGLLTAEALARNSDMFVAGVDLAGVHIYGNAQDTTSLAFRSSAVGAINGWKSPVFLEQGDDDRNVDFAQMVGLVDLLRARGVYYELTVIPDDVHESLIHSRWIDIFSRSSDFLHRFVWDKQAPPVMTTNGK; translated from the coding sequence ATGTCGCTGACCGCTCGCAGGAACTCGATCATCGCCGTCGCCGCGCTCGCACTCGCGATGCCGCTCGGCGCGCAGAACCCGATCAAGCCGATGAAAGGAATCGGCTCGAAACTCGGCAAAGGGTTAGGCGCCTTGGCGACGGAGCTCGACTCACCCGCCCCCCCCGCCAACGGTGCCGCGGCGAAGAAGTCGCCGGCGAAGGCAGCGGCGACCGCCGCGGCTCCCGCCAAGGCGACGGGCTACACGATCGATCAGTTTCTGTCGCCGGCGTCGCCGCTCGAGTTGGGCGCGGCGCGCAAGGCCGACCGCATCGCGTACGTCGTGTACGAGCGCGGCATGCGCAACGTCTACACGGCCGCGGCGCCGGATTTCAAAGGGGTGCGAATCACAAAGTTCCTCGACGACGACGGCGTCGACGTCAGCTCCGTGCGTCTCTCGGACGACGGAACGATGGCGATCTTCGTCCGGGGCTCGGGTCAGAACCGCGTGGGTTGGGTCGCGAACCCGTCGCACGACCCAAGCGGACCAGACCGATCGGTTTGGGCCGCGAAGACCGACGGCACGGGCGCTTGGCGCTTGGCCTCGATCGAGAACACCGAGACCGCGACGGGCGGCCGCGGCGGCGGTCGCGGCGGCTCGCCGACGCTTTCGCCCGACGGCAGGTACGTCGTGTTCGCGCGCGACGGCCAGCTGTATCGCGCCAAGACTTCGCGCCCGGTCACGTCGGCGATGGACACAGCAGGCGTTCCGTTCATCAAGGAATGGGGACGTCAGAGCGATCCGGTGTGGTCGCCCGATGGAGCGAAGCTCGCGTTCGTGAGCACGCGTGAAAACCACGCGTTCATCGCCGTGTACGATGCGAAAACTCGAAAGGTCGATTTCCTCGCGCCGAGCACGGACATGGACGGCGGGCCGGTGTGGTCGCCGGACAGCAAGCGGATCGCGTTCATTCGCCGACCGGGCACGCCGTTCGGCCAGCAGGTGGCGGCGAACACGCCTTTCGGTCAGGCAGCGGTTCCCGCGCCTGGCGGTGGCGGCGGCGGGCGGCGCGGTGGTCGAGGCGGCGCCGGTAACGCGGGTGGTGAGGCGCCGGCCGGTCCGAGCGGATGTCCGGCTCCGGCTGCGGGCGGCGGTGGACGCGGCGGCGCCGCGGCGGGATTCGCGGGCGGTCGAGGCGGCGAACCGGATTCGGTAGTGCACATCGACGGCCTATGCCGAGCGGCGTTTCCCGGCGGCTACACGATCTCGTTCATGATCGCCGACGTCGCGACCGGAAAGGCGAAGGAATTCTGGCACAACCAGCCGAACGACCGGACGTTCAACGGAATCAACTCGTTCCAGTGGGCCGACGACCACGTCGTGTTCACGTCGCAGCGCCCGAACGACGAGTGGGATCGCTACTTCTCGGTCAGCATCGACAATCCGCAGCCCGAGCCGGTGCTCCTCACGACGACCGACGGCCTGATCAACGACAGCGTCGCCGATCGTACGTTCGTGACCACTGCGTTCTCGAAGGACGGTAAGACCTTCTATTACTGCACGAACGCCAAGGACATCGAGAAGCGGCACATCTGGGCCGTGCCGACGTCCGGCGGCACGCCGGTGCAGATCTCGACCGACGATGGCGTCGAGGTTTCGCCGACGCCGCTCGCATCCGGAAAACAAATGGCAGTGCTGTACTTCAACGCCGCGCAGCCGGCGTCAATCGGCATCGTGCCGACGGCGGGCGGCAGCACGAAGATCGTCTTCCCGACGCTGATGAAGGATTTCCCGCAAGCCGCGCACGTGACGCCCCAGATCGTGCTCACGAAGGCAGCCGACGGCCTCGAGATCCACAACCAGCTCTTCCTCCCGAAAGACCTCAAGCCGGGTGAAAAGCGGCCGGCGATCGTGTTCGTGCACGGCGGTCCGTCGCGCGAGATGCTCCCCGCGTACCACTACATGCAGTTCTATCACTGGGCGTACGCGTACAACCAGTGGCTCGCGTCGCAGGGCTACATCGTGATGTCGATCAACTACCGGAGCGGCGTCGGCTACGGACGCTCGTTCCAGCGCGCGCCGAACACAGAGGGACGCGGTAACTCCGAGTACCAAGATGTCGTCGCCGGCGGCAAGTATTTGCAGAGCCGCCCCGACGTCGATCCGAACCGCGTCGGCATCTGGGGTCTCTCGTACGGCGGTCTGCTCACCGCGGAGGCGCTCGCCCGCAACTCCGACATGTTCGTGGCTGGCGTCGATCTCGCGGGCGTGCACATCTATGGTAATGCGCAGGACACGACGAGCCTCGCATTCAGATCGTCCGCCGTGGGCGCCATCAACGGCTGGAAATCACCGGTGTTTCTCGAGCAGGGTGACGACGACCGCAACGTCGATTTCGCGCAGATGGTCGGTCTCGTTGATTTGTTGCGCGCGCGCGGCGTGTATTACGAGCTCACCGTCATTCCGGACGACGTCCACGAGTCGCTGATCCACAGCCGCTGGATCGACATTTTCAGCCGCAGCAGCGACTTCCTGCACCGCTTCGTGTGGGACAAGCAGGCGCCGCCAGTGATGACGACGAACGGGAAGTGA
- a CDS encoding MFS transporter, translated as MESEAGGGRDEVSDAAAANEKHRAGAALLRRVVDVREGEVRAMLTSALFFFFLLCSYFVLRPMRDEVAAATGVTKLPWLFAATLTVTVILNPMFSALVVRFPVRRFIPISYQFFVASMLLFYVVLRFLAVKEGSVVDVWTARAFFVWTAAFALFNTSIFWCLMADTFNSEQGKRMFGFIGVGGTLGSIIGSATAALATRIGAITLLLVSAALLELAVLTVMRFPMRDGGAAPLSGRKRPQGEEKGEVIGGSVWAGFTHVAKSPYLLGTCGFMLMFTIGSTFLYFAQADLVGRAYADRSTRTAVSAQIELAVQTLTVLTQIFLTGRIIRWLGLAVALAILPVVSILGFAALGAFPIFAIVAVFTVLRRAGNFAVTNPAMEVLFTVVKREDKYKAKNVIETVVYRSGDQIGGWAYSGLAALGLGLSGISYVGIPVSAVFLGLGLWLGRRQGELARGATPAESPAVAVPATT; from the coding sequence TTGGAAAGCGAAGCAGGCGGGGGGCGCGACGAAGTGAGCGACGCCGCGGCGGCGAACGAAAAACATCGGGCCGGGGCCGCGCTGCTACGGCGAGTGGTCGACGTGCGCGAAGGCGAGGTGCGCGCCATGCTCACGTCGGCGCTGTTCTTCTTCTTCTTGCTGTGCAGCTACTTCGTTTTGCGTCCGATGCGCGACGAAGTCGCCGCCGCGACGGGGGTCACCAAACTGCCGTGGCTGTTCGCCGCGACCCTCACGGTGACGGTGATCCTGAACCCGATGTTCTCGGCGCTCGTCGTGCGATTTCCGGTCCGGCGATTCATTCCGATCTCATATCAGTTTTTCGTCGCCAGCATGCTGTTGTTCTACGTCGTGCTGCGGTTCTTGGCGGTGAAGGAAGGGTCGGTGGTGGACGTGTGGACGGCTCGCGCGTTCTTCGTGTGGACGGCGGCCTTCGCGCTGTTCAATACGTCGATCTTCTGGTGCCTGATGGCCGACACGTTCAACAGCGAACAGGGCAAGCGCATGTTCGGCTTCATCGGCGTTGGGGGCACGCTCGGCTCGATCATCGGCTCGGCGACCGCCGCGCTGGCGACACGCATCGGCGCGATCACGCTGCTGCTCGTGTCGGCGGCGCTGTTGGAGCTCGCCGTGCTCACCGTGATGCGCTTCCCGATGCGCGATGGCGGCGCGGCGCCGCTCAGCGGGCGCAAGCGACCGCAGGGGGAGGAGAAGGGGGAGGTGATCGGCGGGAGCGTGTGGGCTGGTTTCACGCACGTCGCCAAGTCGCCCTACCTGCTCGGAACGTGCGGCTTCATGTTGATGTTCACGATCGGTTCGACCTTCTTGTATTTCGCGCAGGCCGATCTGGTGGGACGCGCGTACGCCGACCGTTCGACGCGCACCGCCGTTTCCGCTCAAATCGAGCTGGCCGTGCAGACGCTCACCGTGCTCACGCAGATCTTTCTCACGGGTCGGATCATTCGGTGGCTCGGTCTCGCCGTGGCGCTCGCGATTCTGCCTGTCGTGAGCATCCTCGGTTTCGCGGCGCTCGGCGCGTTTCCGATATTCGCGATCGTCGCCGTCTTCACGGTGCTGCGCCGCGCCGGGAATTTTGCCGTGACGAATCCCGCGATGGAGGTGTTGTTTACGGTTGTAAAACGTGAAGACAAGTACAAGGCAAAGAACGTGATCGAGACGGTGGTGTATCGCAGCGGCGATCAGATCGGCGGGTGGGCGTACAGCGGCCTGGCGGCTCTGGGTTTGGGTCTCTCCGGTATCTCCTACGTCGGCATCCCGGTCTCGGCCGTGTTTCTGGGGCTGGGGCTGTGGCTGGGGCGGCGGCAAGGCGAGTTGGCGCGGGGTGCTACTCCGGCCGAGTCTCCCGCCGTCGCTGTTCCTGCTACTACTTGA
- a CDS encoding NUDIX domain-containing protein, whose amino-acid sequence MSAKPAVSSGLLLFRRTPRGLEVFLAHPGGPFWAGRDGGAWTIPKGAVESGEDVLDAAKREFVEETGITPAPPFIPLGFVKQKAGKTVNAWAWEGDADPRTITSNTTKTEWPRGSGEWVTYPEIDRCAWFDATTARQKINSAQAELIDRLESALSESKSRV is encoded by the coding sequence GTGAGCGCCAAACCGGCGGTGAGCTCCGGACTTTTGCTCTTTCGGCGCACGCCGAGAGGGCTCGAGGTGTTTCTCGCCCACCCCGGCGGACCGTTCTGGGCCGGGCGCGATGGCGGCGCCTGGACGATCCCCAAGGGCGCCGTGGAATCCGGCGAGGACGTTCTCGACGCGGCGAAGCGCGAGTTCGTCGAGGAGACCGGCATCACTCCGGCCCCGCCCTTCATCCCGCTCGGCTTCGTAAAACAGAAGGCCGGCAAGACGGTGAACGCGTGGGCCTGGGAAGGCGACGCCGATCCGCGCACGATCACGAGCAACACCACCAAAACCGAGTGGCCGCGCGGTTCGGGCGAGTGGGTGACCTACCCGGAGATCGACCGCTGCGCCTGGTTCGACGCCACGACCGCCAGGCAGAAAATCAACTCCGCGCAAGCCGAGTTGATCGATCGGTTGGAATCCGCGCTTTCGGAGAGCAAGTCGCGCGTTTGA